The Treponema sp. J25 DNA window ACGCATCCCGCACCGACGGGGGACCGCCGCTGTTTTTGTGTTTTGGTGTCCATCCCCAGCTCTGTAAAGAAGGGGAGGATGGGGTGACCCAATCTTTTTCAGTTTTGGAACAGGCCCTTACGGAAGGGAAAATAGCTGCCATTGGGGAGGTGGGCTTTGATTTATATGATGATTCCTTCAAAGTGTCGGAAGGAGTGCAGCGCCGTATCTTCGAAGACCAACTGGCCCTGGCCCGCCAGTATTCTCTCCCGGTGGTGCTCCATGTGCGGCGGGCCATGCATCTTATTTTTTCCTATGTGCCTCTTCTTAAAAAACTACCGGCTGTAGTGTTCCATTCCTATTCGGGAACCCCTGGCGAGGCTCTTTCCCTGTTGCAACGGGGGGTGGCGGCCTACTTTTCTTTCGGGAATACCCTCCTTTTGAACCACA harbors:
- a CDS encoding TatD family hydrolase encodes the protein MFTDAHCHPYDLSCWYPDAEAERKALGVAAAASSWNRAELEFHEKLAHASRTDGGPPLFLCFGVHPQLCKEGEDGVTQSFSVLEQALTEGKIAAIGEVGFDLYDDSFKVSEGVQRRIFEDQLALARQYSLPVVLHVRRAMHLIFSYVPLLKKLPAVVFHSYSGTPGEALSLLQRGVAAYFSFGNTLLLNHKQARAVCAQIPVERLLFETDAPYQGQRGAPYASYRDLPRIVQEAAELREGKGEALSEGALAAQVAENFFRIFSRRG